Proteins encoded in a region of the Prunus persica cultivar Lovell chromosome G4, Prunus_persica_NCBIv2, whole genome shotgun sequence genome:
- the LOC18780247 gene encoding glutamate receptor 2.8: MAFGRANKPENEPRMGIIGAIIDNSSRIGKEERVAIEMAVDDFHATGNQRLALHIRNSQREDPLQAALAARDLIDGQQVQAILGPHTWEETSLVVKVGSETHTPIVSFAEATPKWATELWPFLVQASRDRLKQMEAIADIVQSWEWHRVTVIYQDRDSLANEVLPHLSYALRQVGAEISHLVALQPFASSSLIEELEKIQKDQCRVFVVHLSVPLAAQLFEKAKEMKMMEKDYVWITTDPITSLVNSFNASSISSMQGIIGVKSYFPESGNQFQDFYHTFCRRFRSEHPEEGNNEPGIFAAQAYDAARAVALASTEGSKGRKLLAKLLRSDFHGLSGRIKFTEQNLAPQHVFQIINVVGRSYRELGYWSDGTRFSKTIGEVAINYPSMKDLGPVVWPGEPWYTPKGWTVPIQATTLRIGVPNGSTFKEYVNVEKDSFRNNLSFTGLAIDLFKATLEELPYHLPYELCPFNGGYDSLVEQIHLHKFDAVVGDVAIVSQRYEHAEFTHPYTEAGLVMIVPVMSKTCNKAWLFMRPFTKPMWVLIGAINVYNGFVVWLIERNHCSELKGSVLNQIGSLIWLSFTTLFSLHGGKLHSNLSRMTMVVWLFMALIITQTYTANLASMLTVQQLEPTITDVDALRQSNAMVGYCKGSFVSAYLREVLGIHNIKQFDSVEEYAEALKSEVIAAAFIEAPLAKIFLRKYCKVFMEAGPTFKVGGFGFVFPRGSPLVPEVTEAMLKVTESGKLRDLENSMLASLKCLDLDAQKDNGDQSLSPNSFWVLFVFTGGTSTTALVVYTFFIHKSVAECKTNWTIMLAAMKKWGNPNRRFSRRDSDTNAESPAIAPNASALQAQV; this comes from the exons ATGGCATTTGGAAGAGCCAATAAACCAGAGAATGAACCCAGAATGGGCATAATAGGTGCAATTATAGATAACAGTTCAAGAATTGgcaaagaagagagagtggCAATTGAAATGGCAGTTGATGATTTTCATGCCACTGGAAATCAGAGATTGGCTCTGCACATAAGAAACTCTCAGAGGGAGGACCCCTTGCAGGCAGCACTTGCAG CTAGAGATCTTATAGATGGGCAGCAAGTGCAAGCCATTCTAGGACCACATACATGGGAAGAGACATCATTAGTAGTTAAGGTTGGCAGTGAGACTCATACCCCAATTGTCTCTTTTGCTGAGGCTACTCCAAAGTGGGCGACTGAGCTGTGGCCTTTTCTAGTTCAAGCTTCTCGTGACCGGTTGAAACAAATGGAAGCAATAGCTGATATAGTTCAGTCTTGGGAATGGCATCGAGTCACTGTAATTTACCAAGACAGAGATTCTTTGGCCAATGAAGTTTTACCTCATCTCTCTTATGCCTTGAGACAAGTTGGTGCAGAAATTAGCCATCTTGTAGCTCTCCAaccttttgcttcttcttcattaaTAGAAGAGCTTGAGAAGATTCAAAAAGACCAATGTAGAGTCTTTGTTGTGCATTTGTCTGTGCCATTGGCGGCACAACTTTTtgaaaaggcaaaagaaatgaagatgATGGAAAAGGATTATGTATGGATCACCACTGATCCTATAACAAGCCTTGTCAACTCCTTTAATGCCTCCAGCATCTCCTCAATGCAAGGGATCATCGGAGTCAAGAGCTACTTCCCCGAAAGTGGAAACCAATTTCAGGATTTTTATCATACGTTTTGTAGAAGGTTTAGATCAGAACATCCTGAAGAGGGTAACAATGAGCCTGGCATCTTTGCTGCTCAGGCTTACGATGCTGCAAGGGCAGTGGCTCTAGCTTCGACAGAAGGCAGCAAAGGGAGGAAACTGTTAGCAAAACTTTTGAGAAGTGATTTTCATGGCTTAAGTGGAAGAATCAAGTTCACTGAACAAAACTTAGCTCCACAACATGTatttcaaatcatcaatgtgGTGGGAAGGAGTTACAGAGAACTAGGATACTGGTCAGATGGAACAAGATTCTCGAAGACTATTGGTGAAGTTGCTATTAACTACCCTTCTATGAAAGATTTGGGGCCAGTGGTTTGGCCAGGAGAGCCTTGGTATACTCCAAAAGGGTGGACTGTACCAATACAAGCAACCACGCTGAGAATTGGCGTGCCAAACGGATCAACATTCAAAGAGTATGTAAATGTGGAAAAAGATTCATTTAGGAATAACTTATCTTTCACTGGACTTGCAATAGATCTCTTCAAAGCGACCCTAGAGGAGCTGCCTTACCATTTGCCGTATGAGTTATGTCCTTTCAATGGCGGATATGATTCTTTAGTGGAGCAAATCCATTTACAT AAATTTGATGCTGTAGTTGGTGATGTAGCAATCGTGTCCCAGCGGTATGAGCATGCAGAATTCACACACCCCTATACCGAAGCAGGATTGGTAATGATAGTTCCAGTCATGTCCAAAACATGCAATAAAGCATGGTTATTCATGAGGCCTTTCACAAAACCCATGTGGGTACTCATAGGAGCCATCAATGTCTACAATGGCTTTGTTGTATGGTTGATAGAACGAAACCACTGCTCCGAACTCAAAGGTTCTGTGCTAAATCAAATAGGAAGCTTGATTTGGCTATCCTTCACCACTCTCTTCTCTTTACATG GAGGTAAGCTGCATAGCAATTTGTCACGGATGACAATGGTTGTCTGGCTATTTATGGCACTAATCATCACACAGACATATACGGCTAACCTTGCGAGCATGCTCACTGTCCAGCAGCTTGAACCCACCATAACAGATGTTGACGCTTTGCGGCAAAGCAATGCCATGGTTGGTTATTGTAAGGGTTCCTTTGTTTCAGCCTATCTAAGGGAAGTCTTGGGCATCCACAACATTAAGCAGTTTGACTCCGTAGAAGAATATGCTGAAGCCCTCAAAAGCGAAGTAATTGCTGCTGCTTTTATTGAAGCCCCTCTGGCCAAAATTTTCCTTCGAAAGTACTGCAAAGTCTTCATGGAAGCTGGACCAACATTCAAAGTTGGAGGATTTGGATTT GTATTTCCAAGAGGCTCTCCATTGGTTCCTGAGGTAACTGAAGCAATGCTAAAGGTAACCGAAAGTGGTAAGCTTCGAGATTTAGAGAACAGCATGCTGGCCTCTCTGAAGTGCTTGGACTTGGATGCACAAAAAGACAATGGTGATCAGAGTCTAAGCCCCAACAGCTTTTGGGTACTATTCGTATTCACGGGAGGGACATCAACAACTGCTCTTGTGGTTTACACTTTTTTCATTCATAAATCAGTGGCTGAATGCAAAACCAACTGGACGATCATGTTAGCCGCAATGAAAAAATGGGGCAATCCAAACAGGAGGTTCTCCAGAAGAGACAGTGATACCAATGCAGAAAGTCCTGCAATTGCTCCGAATGCCAGTGCCTTGCAGGCTCAAGTCTAA